The DNA segment TTCAACAAGGTTTGCATGGGGATCAGGAACTTGAACCCAGATATAGCAATGCATCATTTAGTCTCGACCATATTGTCAGGCCGGTTCACTGAGAGCCTTATAAAGCGGCTGCCATTCAACATGGACGAACTAAGAACGAGGGCAACCAACTTCATGCAGATAGAAGAACATGTTGATTATCACAGGAAAACGCTGGCAGAAGTTTCTGAGAAAGAAAGGGAGAAAAATAGGGGCATCCGTCCTTCTGCAATGGGACCGACAGATACCGCCCGAATAGCGGTCCTCATTTACACAACTACACTACTTTGACGGTACCTAGAGGAAAGATTCTGAACAAAGCCTTACAAGTCGAACTCATCCCGACACTCAAATAAGCACAAAATGCAGATACGGCCAAAAGTTGTCAGTATCATCGCAATTACGACCACACAACAACTGCCaagcattaaaggataaaatGGAAGAACTTGTTCAAGTCGATCACCTCCGCAAATTCGTTAGAAAATGGTTGTTGTTGCGCCACGATCACCCCAGCGTGACATTGACTACTCTAGGGACAAAGAACGCTCTAAACGAAGAGACACTCGAAGTCGTGATGATTATCGGCGCATAACCTGACAAAAACGAAGTGAAAGTCCGGTTAGACGGACCCGTCCCCGAAGTGATAGCCCTGAGTGAAGAAGTCGAACCAAACAAAGGGTTTGCAAAGTTATTAACACTATTGTTGGCCCAGTTTCGCTCGGTGTACCACCTCAGGAAGTTAACTATATTGCAGGCGGTTTCGCAGGGGGTGGATGTTCCAACTCTACCAGAAAAAAGAATTTGAGGGCGATTCAGTCCCTCCATTCAACCTCAACGCATAAGCGTCCGCACATACCTCCAATTACCTTTCTTGACAATGACTTTACCGCAACCAATCCATCCCAAGACGATCTCATGGTTATCACGGTAGACATAGATAAATTTGCAATAGCAAAGGTCCTGGTAGACCAAGGCAGCTCAGTCGACATCCTGTATTGGGAAACCTTTAAGAAGATGCGCATTTCCAAAACAGAGATACAACCTTATGACGAGCAGATAGTTGGATTTTCGGGAGAACGTGTGGACTCCAAGGGATACATTGACTTATTCACCACCTTTGGTGATGATTCTCTAAGAAAAACAATTAACATTATTGGTTAATGCCAATACCTCTTACAACATATTGCTCGGACATCCTTTTATCAACAGGTTAAAGGCAATTGTTTCTACCCTTCATTTGGCCATGAAGTTTCCCTCCGTCAATGGAGATATTGCAACAATGCATGTTGATCAGAAGACTACGCAGGAGTGTTATGTAGCCAATCTAAAGGTTGAGCCGACCAGACGGTTGTACACTACAACTGATGGAGATCAAAAAGAAGAGGATTTTaccaatggaggaagaggccatccacccaaacatttaaagttcttcgttctagtcttctaaaaaattaaagaagaattaaataaagagaggatcaagcccaAAGCCAACAAgaattcaagaatgggctccatttaatatctttctttgtaatttttcctgtataaatttgtaaaccaTATAggagtagtgtttaggaaggtactaagagggaaaccaaaaagacacctcttttgtaagtACCTTAGGCGTTAGTTTTTAGGATGAAACTAGAAAGTtgtctcttcacactcctttagaTGCTAGAATAGAAGGAGTTGGAAGGTGACCTTtcaaaagcttctcttgtactttgtgaccaaccctctctattataaaaggggtgcttaggtctttgaaataataagattgatttttgagagtaaagaacctctaccAAATTGACGAGTGAGTGAGAGagcttgtgtcttcttctcttctagtcttatcttgagtgaattcttaggctctcaagtggcggcaacaacactcatcttgaagccaaccatccttcaagtggcgtgcacattccaagagcttcatccacataagtccattttcccttcattccaaattacccatttttgttctacttgtttgttttcacttttaatcggtgcaatctcttccttatgatgtcctctttcatttgctgcacttatattcaattttaatcagtgcaaattggttgttcttgctgttttggtcacgtcctccatgggtataattgctatatgttgtgtttttgagtttctatccatgggtttgttgttcaaaatgggtttctatgtgagtttggcttggttacttgtgttttggtgagttcttgaatgttaagaacattgatccaattcttaaaaagtgcctaatcatattccaactcttgttgaatccataacatgttcatatcatatctccatcatgttattggaatcatatcatgtggtatcatgagtcttaggtttgttcttatgtgtgtttgagttgttttgacacttttaattcaagaactttacattcttgtagttacctttctgttttaggtttattttttagttttcttgctgttttcttgttcttattacattgtgtttgtgtcattttgatttttgaatccttataagttttgtcaaagtcatgtttctccaaaaatgttatcaattctatgtagttcttttgttgataattttggtttcttgatttttaattgagtacagttttatgtgtttgttttcttgatccttttggtgccttttctttttagatttcagttcttacttgtattttagatctatacaagttcttgaaacatcaattctattgtgtcttttgaagtttctcaattctgttttttcattccagattaggtttcctctgtttttccTGAAATTGTGCTGACTGTTTTCGTTTATGCGAATTACAATTGTTGGATAAAAATTCTGAAACTCTGGATTTATGTAGTTTGAAGTTTtacaaaagagtaaaaaaaagaAGTGTATCAAAATTCCAAatacaaaaaatgataaatgaaatacgaacAGAGTGTAAAATTCTGACTCTAGATAACGGTGATGCGGCAATGATTTTCGGAAATTTATCACAGTTAATTGGTATACTTTTTTTGTGTAATTCCAGTGCCTAAAGTGagataacatcttgaagtttcagtggtttaaatttcagATTTCAGTTTGCATTATAACGTTCCAGATAAATTTTTGAAGTTACGCACAGATTCCAGTTTTTACaattccagtagttctgttttttgttttcttcatctattctagtgcttttctttaggtttcttttgtgtgtcatcctttaattgagtaccttatttttcttgtttgtcttttcttcattattctttgagtttgtcatatatcttgtattccttttgttatagccttttcttgtttacaccttttcttgattgtcttttattgttctttaagttttgaGGTGTCTTGGCTTTAAGAAAGAGtggtttgctttgacatatttcatttgatagttaccaaaacctcaagagcagattggttgagggaagtattctttcttggagtgatttgagtgtcttttaattttcattacagCACTATCATTGTTCCATTTTctaaccttgtttttcttgaaattgttTGTTCTTTTTGTGTGCTATTTTGATTTTGCTATGGATACCTTATCAAGTGCAACACCTTCTAAACGTCATTCCTCTTCAAAAGCATACTTCCTTGATGAATTACAAGAggttaaaacaaaaattgcacAACGAGATGAGGAATTGAGACAAATAGAGACAAAGCTTCAAATCTTAGAAGCAAAACAAATGGAGAAAAGATTGTCAAAACTTGCCATGAAGCATGAAAAATCCATTCCTCACGGCCAACATCGTCATGGGCATGTTTTAAGGAGTTCCAACAACTATGGGAGCTTGgaaaaaaaggaagaatggAAAATACATAAACTTGAAGATAGGCACCAACATGGGGCATTGCCTTATTCAAAAATTGTAAATCTTCCTACTTTTAGTGGTGTTGATGATggtaatgtgtatttagattgggaagctaaggttgacgatatttttcatgtgtataaggtccaagatgaccataaacttaggatagtttctttatcatttttggactatgccaaagaatggtggcatagcaTTGCAATGGACATCATATATagcaagagacctcccgtggtttcttggaatgatttgaaagagtgtTTGTGCGCGAGGTTtattcctccttctaggaaggaacacttgttgaagttccaaaggcttcctcaaggacataggatggtagatgcatactttaaagattttgaaacaactttgactaaaatgaatatgcatgctaatgaagagtcaaagataaaatggtttgtacgtggtttaaaaagagatattagagattttgtagaattaaatgagtactcttctttaaagaaagtggttcacctagccatcaaggtggaatcacaccttttgaaaacaactttcaaaaatactcatggtttcaacaactcttctaggaaggatgcaaaaaTTTCTCCTTctaattttccaaacaaaccacttctccaaaaaaagtttctacaaattcttctacatctcctaagtcacctaccaaaacttcaaaaataaaatgttttaaatgtttaggttttgggcacatagctcttcattgtccataAAAACAAACCTTAatgataaacaaggtaaaacaagacctaactcaacCACCTACCACAAGTGACAATggaaaagacaaagaaggccaagttgacatgggttttatcctttcatctccaaggtgttttccttccttatctttttcattaccaaaggttcttacttcaccaccatcttggttaaagaatgtcagggatgattttttcagacctcctaatggtttacagcatttaagaggactttttccaaaaaatatcatcattcccaaacaattttttccaacttggtctgtctataggacctccttttctgaactcccactgcttacaaattctaagtcatgtttgcctttctCTTATTCCATTGTTAATCTTgatagtaaactgactttgttatatgcagggattcagaattcgtggacgaattctctccaactcgaggagcaTGATGGAGATTAAAAAGAAGAgtattttactaatggaggaagaggccatccaccgAAACATttaatgttctttcttctagtcttctaaaaaattaaagaagaattaaataaagagaggatcacgCCCAAAGCCAACAAgaattcaagaatgggctccaattaatttctttctttgtaatttcttttgtataaatttgtaaaacatataggaggagtgtttaggaaggtactaagagggaaaccaaaaagacacctcttttgtaagtACCTTAGGCGGTAGTTTTTAGGAAGAAACTAGAAAGTtgtctcttcacactcctttagaCGCTAGAATAGAAGGAGTTGGAAGGTAACCTTTCAAAAGCTTATCTTgtaagcttctcttgtactttgtgaccagacctctctattataaaaggggtgcttaggtctttgaaataataagattgattttttagagtaaagaacctctaccaaattggtgagtgagtgagagagaCTTGTATCTTCTTCTcgtctagtcttatcttgagtgaattcttgggctctcaagtggtggcaacaacactcatcttgaagccaaccatccttcaagtggcgtgcacattccaagagcttcatccacataagtccattttcccttcattccaaattacccatttttgttctacttgtttgttttcactttcaatcggtgtaatctcttccttatgatgtcctctttcatttgctgcacttatattcaattttaatcggtgcaaattggttgttcttgttgttttggtcacgtcctccatgggtataattgctatatgttgtgttcttgagtttctatccatgggtttgttgttcaaaatgggtttctatgtgagtttggcttggttacttgtgttttggtgagttcttgaatgttaagaacattactccaattcttaaaaagtgtctaatcatattccaactcttgttgaatccataacatgttcatatcatatctccatcatgttattggaatcatatcaacaACCAACGACCGATCTCCGAGCAGGAGAGGGCTGTCACCAGAGAAGCGTTCCGGGGGGAAAGGCTCTAGAAGACACTTAATTGCCCTTGTGGATCTAGATCCACGATTGGATGACCCTCGGATGGAGGCCGTGGAAGACCTTCAACCCATATTCCTCTATGACAATGACCATAAAACATACATGGGAACGTCCCTAAAATTAGACGACCGAGAGATGGTAGGTAAgacattgataaaaaaatgttgacCTTTTTGCTTGGACTGCTGCAGATATGCCTGGGGTAAAGCCCAACATTATTACTCATCCTCTGTCTGTATACAAGGAGGCTAGACCGATAGCCTAGAAGAAAAGGAAGCTAGGGGAAGAGAGACGTAAGGCCGCCCGAGAAGAAATTGATAAATTAGTACAAACAGGTTTCATCCAAAAAGCCCATTATACCACATGGTTAGCTAACGTGGTAatggtcaagaagtcaaatggTAAATGGCGAATGTGGGTAGACTATACGGACCTTAACAAAGCATGTTCGAAAGACTCATATCCCCTATCGACTATTGTTCAGCTTGTCGACAGAGTAGCTGGTCATCAAATTCTCAGTTTTCTTGATGCATACTCAGG comes from the Phaseolus vulgaris cultivar G19833 chromosome 8, P. vulgaris v2.0, whole genome shotgun sequence genome and includes:
- the LOC137825215 gene encoding uncharacterized protein; protein product: MNLYDGSTDPDEHLNIFRTQMTLYTINHMVWCKVFPTSLREGPLGWLTELPLNFVTSFNVLETKFTTQYATSRPHRTSSMSLLNVKKEKGESLRAFMDRFNKVCMGIRNLNPDIAMHHLVSTILSGRFTESLIKRLPFNMDELRTRATNFMQIEEHVDYHRKTLAEVSEKEREKNRGIRPSAMGPTDTARIAVLIYTTTLL